In Zingiber officinale cultivar Zhangliang chromosome 1A, Zo_v1.1, whole genome shotgun sequence, the DNA window TCCTCCCTCCGTCGCCGCCTCTGTCAACGGCGTCGCCTTCTGCGGCACACTATCTGGGCAACTCTTCTTTGGCTGGCTCGGGGACAAGATGGGCCGCAAGCGCGTCTATGGCATGACGCTCATGCTTATGGTCCTTTCCTCCGTCGCCTCTGGGCTCTCGTTTGGCCGCTCCCCGAAGGGTGTCATGACCACGCTCTGTTTCTTCCGCTTTTGGCTCGGATTCGGCATCGGAGGCGACTACCCTCTTTCCGCCACCATCATGTCTGAGTACGCGAACAAGAAGACCCGCGGCGCCTTCATCGCTGCCGTTTTCGCCATGCAGGGCCTCGGCATCCTCGCCGGCGGTATGGTCGCCATCATCGTTTCCTCTGCTTTCAAGAACCGATTCGTGGCGCCTCCTTACTCGGTTGATTCGGTCGGCTCGACGGTGCCTGAGGCCGACTATGTCTGGCGCATCATTCTCGTGTTCGGGGCGATGCCGGCCGCGCTCACCTACTACTGGCGGATGAAGATGCCGGAGACGGCGCGATACACGGCTCTGGTAGCGAAGAACGCGAAGCAAGCGGCGGCGGACATGTCGAAGGTTCTGCAGACGGAGATTGAGGAGGAGCAGGGCAAGGTGGAGGGCATTGCCTCGTCGAACACCTTCGGGCTGTTCTCGGCGGAGTTCCTGCGCCGCCACGGGCTGCACCTAGTGGGCACCACCACCACCTGGTTCCTGTTGGACATCGCCTTCTACAGCCAGAATCTGTTCCAAAAGGACATCTTTAGCGCCATCGGGTGGATCCCCAAAGCGGCCACCATGAACGCTCTGGAGGAGGTGTACCGCATCGCGCGGGCACAGACACTCATCGCGCTCTGCGGCACCGTGCCTGGCTACTGGTTCA includes these proteins:
- the LOC122012369 gene encoding probable inorganic phosphate transporter 1-8 encodes the protein MTQQPQQLQVLNALDVAKTQWYHFTAIIIAGMGFFTDAYDLFCISLVTKLLGRIYYHVDGSPSPGSLPPSVAASVNGVAFCGTLSGQLFFGWLGDKMGRKRVYGMTLMLMVLSSVASGLSFGRSPKGVMTTLCFFRFWLGFGIGGDYPLSATIMSEYANKKTRGAFIAAVFAMQGLGILAGGMVAIIVSSAFKNRFVAPPYSVDSVGSTVPEADYVWRIILVFGAMPAALTYYWRMKMPETARYTALVAKNAKQAAADMSKVLQTEIEEEQGKVEGIASSNTFGLFSAEFLRRHGLHLVGTTTTWFLLDIAFYSQNLFQKDIFSAIGWIPKAATMNALEEVYRIARAQTLIALCGTVPGYWFTVGLIDIIGRFTIQIMGFAMMTVFMLGLAIPYHHWTTPGNQIGFVVMYGFTFFFANFGPNSTTFIVPAEIFPARLRSTCHGISAASGKLGAIIGSFGFLYLAQNPNPAKADHGYPPGIGVRNSLFLLAGCNLIGLFCTFLVPESKGKSLEEMSGENEDIAEGNSMTVPV